The genomic region TCGTAGCCTGCCCATTACAGCAATGGTGAAATACACATGGTTCAAACTGAATGCTTATTTCGATGATCGTCGCAACAAGAGCATAGAGCAGTTGAATTCAGGAAAAAAATAGTGTAAATATGCCTTGGATATCTTCATGAGAAATAAGGAGAAGGCGGAGCATCACAGGATGACGAGATTAAGTGCGCAACAACAATCATATCAAGTAGATACACCACATAATCCAGGGACTGCTGGACATGGGGATCACACACATGGAGTTAATTTGTTGCAAAGAACTTGCACATGTCAAAAATAGAAATTGTATAAGATACCATGTTCACATGTCATTGCAGTTTGTATTAGGTATCGACATGATGCAGAGCAGTACATTGACCAATGTTATAGCGTGGACGCACTGTTTCAGAGCTATGCTCCCGTTTTCCCTGTCTTGAAAGATAGATTATCATGGCCAGATCCTAAAGAAACTCGAAGGGTCCTCCCTAACCCCCAATTGATTCGAGAGAAAGGTCGCCCTGTCTCAACACGAATCAGGAATGAGATGGACGAGGGCGGGAAATGGCCTAGAACCACACCATGGAAGGAGGGGGGGGGAGGAAGGTGCAATGCGGATTGTGTGACCAAGAGGGGCATAACCGAAGAACATGCCCTAAGCGGAACGAGGCCTCGGCGAGTGGTGGTCTCGCAGACTAGGTATGCTAAGTTTGAACTGTGGCATCCTTCTAATTCTTGAACGTGCAGAGTACAAACATTTTTTAACTACTCGATGTGTACATGCATCTTTTCTTCAATAGTTGTGTGTTGGAACTACTAGATATCCTGTAATTATATGCTCTTTCTGATAGGGATGATATTGAATGAAATTGGCTAGAGGATTAGAATGACTGCTTGCTTAACCTTATGAGTTGAGAGGCCTTGGAAGgtaataaaatattgttcaaTTTTCAAGTATTAGAGTTTCAATAAGTAGCCATTATTCTTTAGCCTTTTTATAAAAGGTGGATAATTTGTGTTCTGAATCCCTCTGTTCATTAGGAGGAAAAATGGCATTTCAGTGAATCATAACATGGGTGGATAATTGGGGCTGTTTGGATATCATAAATTTACAAAGAATCTCATTGGTTCTTAGTCACTCCCTTATTGTGGTCCTGAATCATTTTGGGCTAAAATAATAGTGATCTAGGACTAGGAGTGCCTGTTTCTTCCAAAACCTTTTAGAGGTTTCTTGATTTTGCAAATGTAGTAATTTAGTCGGTGCTAGGTTATTTTCCATATCATTGTTTTGTGGCTTCTGTTCTTTCTGTTGAAACCATCCCCAGATTCCCCGCAAATTTTGGTTTTAGTCTGTTgggtttttttggatttgaattgTCTAGCTAGAACTTGGTCCTATAGATCCTTTCTTTTGAATGGATCCTCTCAACTTGATGCTGAGGTTGGGCATTCTGAGAAATTGGAGTCTCATCTGGTGCAATACACACAATGAAAGTTAATAATCTTCATTTGCTTTTATTATAGGTGTAATTTGATTCGGCCCGTCCTATTTGTGGCAATGATCCTTGTACAATGTTTTACTTGTAGCTGTTTAGAGGATGAGGAGCCTTAAATATGTGTGTTCCAGTTTCTGGTATACATGCTTggtcaatattttaattttttcttaattaaatagGATTAGGTGTTAAAAGTCATAAAAGAACTGTGCATCTTTGAGGAAAAGTCCTCACCTTTTGAACCTTTTAACCTCCTTGTTATGTATCTTATCTTCATTAACTTCCCTTGATGAACTCCTAGAAAACCTAATTTAGACAGTTTCCGTAGGGTTTGGACTAAGTTCTATGCCTTGAGTATGTGGGaaaaccaaataaacaaattgaaATTGTTGAAGATACCTTAATGTAGGAGAAACCATTTAACTCTGAAATTCAAGTTTGCTTTTTGGTTTAGTTAAAATTTTGGAATGGTTGCCTTTATCCATCTGAATTTTGGGTAACATAAAGCTATTTGAGACAAACCAAATTATATTTCCAGTTTCTATAGGATGTTTATTCAACTTGGTACAATTAATTTCCTTGAATCTGTTTAAAGTCCAAGTTTTGCTAGACTGTATCATTTGGTGGATGTCAGTGTAGATTGTAACAAAATCTTTCAAGACTATTGTGAAAACTCAAACTTCAGTTATCATCAATTCATCATTAATGTGAAAACTAAATTCACATCCTAATGTCATTTTTTGCCTGATTTATCACACTGCTTGACAGTgccaagaaagaaaataaacaaaagattTGTTGCATGTTTTAACAGCTTATAGTTTAGTCTTTGGATTGTCAGGTTATGTTAAAACTTGAAGCATTCTTTGGCAGACCCAGTTGCAATGTGGCATGTCAGAGCTGAGATAGCCCCAGCTATTCTCCTTGTGGTAGATTTTGGCGGATGGTTCTGGCTTGACTCAAAATCATCCAATAGTAGCACACCAGATATGATTCAACACACCCAAGTTTCACTGCTCAAAGATGTTATTGTTCCATACACCCATCTACTACCTAGGTTGCAATTATCAGAAGACCAAAGACGCCAAACGCTTCTTTATTTTAAAGGGGCTAAACATAGGCACTGGGTCAGTAACATATATCTAAATCTCTATTGCAGTTTGATATGCTATGTTTCATGCTTTCCTTTGGtcttgtttggttgggagtggccttttttttttattggtaagtttcaCGCACACCCAGTGGGTCTTGAGCCCACAACCGCATCTTCCATCATAATGGGAGGAGCTATAGCTTATTGGTTGGGAGTGACCTTGATTCCTGAATTCTGATTTTATATGATGTTCAGCTCACTTTCTTCTAACTTTATttatatgtcaattttttattttgacttagtTTTCAATCCCCCTTATACCTGTTGTGCAGAGCACACCACTTGAGAAGTTGGACAAGAAACATTTTGCCAAAGGTTCACGTGTTTTTCAAGAAAATGGGACTACTGCAGCTCTGCAACAAGACAAGAGTTCAAAAGAAATTGCCCTAATGGGATGCTGAGAATTAGAGTTGAATGGCTAAAGTGGAGCTCAACATTTTGAGTGTTgtgtaattatattattatatcgATAAAGCCGTACGAAATACAAAATTCCcatttttcaatttaagaagcttgtttaaagtttatttatttacttttatgagGATGCTGAGATGTCAAACGCAAAGGAACAAAGTCATAGTTATATCACATTCTGTGGCTTTATCTGGGTAATTGGCAAGAATATTGCATATATTTTGCTAGTTTGTTATGTTGATTGGCAACAATGAATGGGCTCATTCCTTTTGTAATGTAATTGCCGtgaaatttctctcttttgtttggaCATGGCATTCAAATGCCTGCACTTGTTGAGAAGTTTAAAATCTAGTTTTTTCATTTGTGATAAATATCAAATCGGTTGTTCATAGTTACATTCCTCACTGGTGCCAAAAGCAGAAAATGTCAGGTGCAAATAATGAGAATATAAAGGAGCAGGAGCTTACTGAGAATACTGTAAAAAATCAAGTTGATGGTGACAGTTCAGTGAAACTCGAGTATTAATCGGCATGACTCAACAAATTCGGGCAAATCCAgattggtactcgagtttcaagAACTCGGGTACTTTTGAAGGTACTCGAGTATATGAAGCTCGAGTATCAGTCTGGATTATCCCATCACAAGCTGGTGGACAATCCAGATTGGTAACCGAGTTTAGTGGACTCGGGTATCAGATTATACAGTACTTGAGTTCTCTAAACTCGAGTACTaggtgaattttttaaaatagaaattccATGCTGGCATGCCACGGTGGAAGTGTAAAatccagtactcgagttcaccaaactcgagtactggaaaAAGTGGTATATCCCCAATTActtccgaaacagtgttttctgcctaaattttttaaaaaatgatggtATTGGGCTGATTTGGCCCAGTTCAAAGAGTTCTAATTTAGGCCTATTctaagaaattttaatttaaataaggCTTTATGAGGTTTAATGCAAAACACCGAAAGAAAATGTGTCTATTCAAATTGGACCATTAACTGTAGCCCAAATAAGTTAAAAGGCATCCTGCTCAacacctagtttttttttttaaataaataattacgaTATACTACTAATCTCGCAGTTAAACTCTTTTTCCTCTAAATTCTTCAAACACTTTGTACATGCATGTATGTCAATTCGGCTACAAGGCTATTCAACTACAAAAACCAACTAAATCAAAACCTAGCTAAATCAGAGTTTGGTCACTTCATTGATTTCACAAGCctaatataacttttaattccaccacttttctaaaattatgtaCCTATTGCACTTTGAAAAAATTGggcttcaattaaaaaaattagttgttaGTTGGGCtcttaaataaattagaaaagtCTAGATCAATAACGTTACAAGGTGAGCAAATTCCAAAACACGAAGACATACTCTTCCTTATTTCTTTAAGTACAAACATCTCAAGCATGTCCTTAAGATTGGACTGGCATTTGTGATCTGTGTGTCTTTGTTTTCAGGTACTGGACTGCACTGCCCCACTAGCAATCAAAAGCAGTCTTGAATTAGAGTGGTAGGTCGAACTTTCCAGAACAAACCTAGGCCCAATTGAGGTCCACTTTGCTGCAAATTCAttttccaattttgtttttgtcttttgttttttcttaaactacctgtttgaacctttttttcttttttggtgaagACTGTAAAGCTATCAGCTACTGATCAAGATTGTTCATCTCAAACCAATGCAGTGGTGCATCAGACAAAACGACATGTAGTCTGCCAGAGTAGTTAAGATAAACGACATGCAGCTTAATAGAGTTGATTAAGTGATAAATCTGTTAGAGTGGGAAGCCACGTGTCTTGTATCTATTGGAGCTTAGAAAGTTTGTTAGACTAGAGTAACTCCCGCTTAGTACAAGAGCTTGTAACTCGGACCACGTGCCCCCAAATCCTTGTTCATCGCTTTTAAGTGcttaacttccaatgacagttgtagaagataagatagaatattttaacttttataacaattgtggaagttaagtctaaaccttctaacttccacaaatattGGGAGTGTTGCTAGACAAATAACCACTCCAAAAGCTCACTATATGATTGGGGGGTGTttagttgctattttacaaTCCAAGACAACAAAAACTCATTCAATATGGGTTTGTATACTAAAAAATTTTTACAACCTATTCATaggttgtaaagaaaaaaataatatttgatctTGTGGCTGtgtgtgaagagaaaaagatagtggaagaaaagagagagaaaaaaaaatactttttattattttattaggtagtttatattattttatttgattatatgtaaaaataaaaattgaaatgtaGGGTGAGTTATAAAATGatttggtaaaataaataaagtagtgtttgaggatgcaaaataagttttgttttttttttttttttggtgcatcTCTGGATGCTAGTGAGTTTGTTAGCCTAATCATCTTATATAAATACTCTACAGCTTCGTAATCTTATTAAGTCTGATATAATACAAATTCCAAAATTCTTGGAATCCAAATATTTTCTCTCAAGTCTGatataatacaaattaattCCAAGATTCTTGGAATCTAAATATTTTCTCTAGCTTTTCTTTTGTGGTATCAGAGCCCAATAATGGTGTCCTCGGCAAGTTCAGCTTCTGCTACTACAAGCACCACTGTTGCTAATCATGACATTAATTCTTTGCTATTGCTTCTGCCTAACATGGCAAGCATGATGAcaatgaagctttttttttgagaagccagCCCACAAAAGAGGGCAGGaaattcattcataaataaaatcaaGATCATGGTTGTAAACTTCCACAGTGTTAGGTTGAACTTCCTCCATCCATACTAACAAAGGATTACAAAGAGATCTTTAAGCCAAGCGATGAGTGACACAATTGCCCATACGCTTAATATGATGGAAGGAAATGCTACTAAAAGAACACGATAAAGCATGGATATCCTGCAAAATGTGGCCCAAGTCCGAGGAAAGGAGCGTTTTTTCCTTGATGACTTTTATGATAACTTCAAAGTCTCCTTCTATCATAACTCTCTCAAAACCAAGCTCTCTGGCAAGCAAAAGAGCTCTTCGTGCAGCCATCACTTCCACTGTCTTTACAGAGGTAGGCATGGGAATCTTTTGTGAAAGGACCGCCAAAACCAATCCAGCCTGGTCTCGAATGATCATGCCAAGGCCTACTGAAGACTGAGTTGAGAAGATAGCGCCGTTGAAATTGACTTTCACCACAcctggaggggggggggggggtctcCATTGGACCGCTTGGGCTGTTCTTGGGATTTTTGAGTGGGTTGGGCAGATATGTTGGAATTCTTGCACCAAGTTACCGGCTTGCTCTGGAATTTTTTCGAGGATTGAACACTCCTCTCCACGGGATGCTCTGTTTCTTCTCATCCAAAGCAGGGAGATGATATTAGCGAACACCTCGACACAACTAGGATCTTGCTGGGCTAGATGGACAATCTCGATGAAGGCCGAGAGAGATGATGTAGCGTCCTTGAGCTTCGCAAATTGAGGGATCCACACAGTGGCAAGCTTCGGGCAAGACCAAAGAGCATGAGTCATTATCTCAGGTTCACCCTCGTGGGACATGTGTTGTCTTGTGGTATCTTACGTAGGACCAAGTTCACCCTCGTGGGGAGGGAGTCGTTGCATGCACGCCAGAGAAGGATGCGAATGCGATTTGGGACATGGAGGTTCTAGATTTTTTTCCAAACTTCTTTTCTCGAGGCTGGTTTTGAGACGCTTGGAGCATCAGTGACTTCCAACTCCAAAATCAGTTTGTACCCGGATTTTACAGTATATACTCCATTACGGTTCTTTAGCCAGTAAATCTAATCTAGGATGCCCACAAGACTCAATGGGATAGCTTTGATCACTTTCACCTCACAAGGAAGGAAGATACCATCTACTAGTTCTATTCTCCAATAGTGCAGCTCGTGGTCAATTAACTCAGCCACCCTCATTTTCGGGTCATGGTCAAAGGGTGGGGATAGAACTCTACCCGAGGCCACACTAGGGAGCCATTGGTCCTTAAAATGTTTTATAGCCCACCCATCACCAACCCTCCACTTCATAACCCTAAGGATGGTATCTCTACCTTTTTGAATGCTCCTCTAGGCAAAGGACCCCATGTTACTATTTACTTCAAAAATTGAGCCTTGagggaaaattttgttttgaagaaccaaaaaaacaaagagtctTGATTAGTGGCTAACCTCCAAACTTGCTTCGCCAGTAGGGCATCATTGAACTTTTGTAACTCTCTAAATCTCATACCTCCATCCTTTTTAGCCCGGCACAGTGTGTTCCATTTCACCTAATGCACTTTCCTCCGGCTACCTCTTTGACCCCAccagaattttcaaatcattACTTCAATTTCATGGCAAAGAGATGATGGTAATTTAAAACAGCTCATGGCAAAGGTTGGAAGCGCTTGGATTACTGCTTTGATGAGAACTTCTCTACTTGCTTAGGAGATGAGTTTTTCCTTCCAAACCTTCAGTTTGGACCAAACCCTCTCTTTAATGAAGGCAAAACTTGCCTTTTTACCCCGCCCCGCAAAGGAGGGAGACCTAGGTACTTCTAGTATTGTTTTATCTCCGAAGCTCCAAGCAAATTGATGATGCTTTCCTAAGTATCAAGAGGGGTTTATTTGCTGAAAAAAAGAGTTGTTTTGTCCTTGTTTAGTTTTTGGCCTGAGGCTGCTTCAAACTTCAAGAGGATGGCTTGGATATGACTACATTCTTGAATTGAGACCCTACAGAAGAGAAGACTATCATCAGCAAAAAACAAATGAGTTAGTCTAGGGCTATTTCTACATAAGGATATGCCTCTGATA from Castanea sativa cultivar Marrone di Chiusa Pesio chromosome 11, ASM4071231v1 harbors:
- the LOC142616586 gene encoding uncharacterized protein LOC142616586, with amino-acid sequence MSHEGEPEIMTHALWSCPKLATVWIPQFAKLKDATSSLSAFIEIVHLAQQDPSCVEVFANIISLLWMRRNRASRGEECSILEKIPEQAGNLVQEFQHICPTHSKIPRTAQAVQWRPPPPPPGVVKVNFNGAIFSTQSSVGLGMIIRDQAGLVLAVLSQKIPMPTSVKTVEVMAARRALLLARELGFERVMIEGDFEVIIKVIKEKTLLSSDLGHILQDIHALSCSFSSISFHHIKRMGNCVTHRLA